The proteins below are encoded in one region of Winogradskyella helgolandensis:
- a CDS encoding DUF4349 domain-containing protein — protein sequence MKRKSLKTVLILWSVAILLVACHQSESSENFALKSVDVEANFEAVEIDDVESNDNSIPEFKNLKIIKSANVRYKVTDVKIATERVKHISHAYNSYISDLRFENNLYKKENRFTLKVPSKDFDIIMDSISSVAEFIEYENITTKDVTSEFIDVEARLKTKFEVKERYETILRTKAKSVEDLLGVEEKLQRIQEEIESSQGQLKYLTNKVAFSTIQIDLYETVEYKEEPEHYKKTFVAEIKEGFTSGWDILKLFFVGLVYIWPFIVIGIVVFILIKKRVKK from the coding sequence ATGAAACGTAAATCATTAAAAACAGTATTAATCTTATGGAGTGTAGCTATACTTTTAGTGGCATGTCATCAATCAGAGTCGTCAGAAAATTTTGCTTTAAAAAGTGTTGATGTTGAAGCCAATTTCGAAGCAGTTGAAATTGACGACGTTGAATCTAACGACAACTCTATTCCGGAATTTAAAAATTTAAAAATCATAAAATCAGCAAATGTAAGATACAAGGTTACAGATGTTAAAATTGCAACGGAACGCGTCAAACATATTTCACATGCTTATAATTCTTATATATCAGATTTACGATTTGAAAATAATCTTTATAAAAAAGAGAATCGATTCACTTTAAAAGTGCCTTCTAAAGATTTTGATATTATTATGGACTCTATAAGTAGTGTCGCAGAATTTATTGAATATGAAAATATAACCACAAAAGACGTTACTTCAGAATTTATAGATGTTGAAGCTAGATTAAAAACTAAATTTGAAGTGAAAGAACGTTACGAAACTATTCTTAGAACCAAAGCCAAAAGTGTCGAGGATTTATTAGGTGTTGAAGAAAAATTACAACGTATTCAAGAAGAAATCGAATCGAGTCAAGGACAATTAAAATACTTAACTAATAAAGTCGCCTTTAGTACTATTCAAATCGATTTATACGAAACCGTTGAATACAAAGAAGAACCAGAACATTATAAAAAAACGTTTGTTGCGGAAATAAAAGAAGGTTTTACTTCTGGTTGGGATATTTTAAAATTGTTTTTTGTTGGTTTAGTATATATTTGGCCGTTTATTGTAATTGGGATTGTAGTTTTTATTTTGATTAAGAAAAGAGTGAAAAAATAA
- a CDS encoding SprT-like domain-containing protein, producing MQIQLLNFIPAEAQPMITELLAVDNLTVKVKNERKTRHGDYRELPNGKHQITVNSNLNSYRFLITLIHEVAHFETYKNYGRFIKPHGKEWKQTFQHLMLPFLRPEIFPNELLPLLAKHFKNPKASSDTDTQLAYALKQFDESNDKTYVFEVPLNTTFKLYNGRVFKKGSKRRKRYECVEINSGKLYLFNPNAEVELLEE from the coding sequence ATGCAAATACAGCTTTTAAATTTTATTCCTGCTGAGGCACAACCAATGATTACAGAGCTTTTGGCTGTAGATAATTTGACGGTTAAAGTGAAAAATGAACGTAAAACACGTCATGGAGATTATAGGGAATTACCAAATGGTAAGCATCAAATAACCGTAAATTCTAATCTGAATTCGTATCGGTTTTTAATCACATTAATTCATGAAGTTGCTCATTTTGAAACTTATAAAAACTACGGAAGGTTTATTAAGCCGCATGGAAAAGAGTGGAAGCAAACCTTTCAGCATTTAATGTTACCATTTTTACGTCCTGAAATCTTTCCTAATGAATTATTACCATTATTAGCGAAACATTTTAAAAACCCAAAAGCGTCGAGCGATACAGATACGCAGCTCGCCTATGCCTTAAAGCAATTTGACGAAAGTAACGATAAGACCTATGTATTTGAAGTACCTTTGAATACAACCTTTAAGTTATACAATGGTAGAGTGTTCAAAAAGGGAAGTAAAAGAAGAAAACGCTATGAATGTGTAGAAATTAACTCGGGTAAATTATATTTGTTTAATCCTAACGCAGAAGTTGAATTATTAGAAGAATGA
- a CDS encoding ABC transporter ATP-binding protein has protein sequence MIEVKDLKKSFGDTQILKGITTSFEKGKTNLVIGQSGSGKTVFLKCLLGLFEYESGSISYEGKNFSKLSRNEKTNLRSEMGMVFQGSALFDSMTIAENVMFPLRMFTKQSKSEMEDRVDEVLKRVNLDDAHKKMPSEASGGMQKRVAIARAIVNRPKYLFCDEPNSGLDPKTAIVIDNLIQEITDEFNITTVVNTHDMNSVMEIGEKIVFLKNGLLEWEGSSETIFRTDNEAVTNFVYSSELFRKVRKMYLEESE, from the coding sequence CTTAAAGAAATCGTTTGGAGATACTCAAATTTTAAAAGGCATAACGACATCTTTTGAAAAAGGAAAAACCAACTTAGTTATTGGCCAGAGTGGCTCTGGTAAAACGGTTTTCTTAAAATGCCTACTTGGACTGTTTGAATATGAAAGTGGTTCTATTTCGTACGAAGGTAAAAATTTTAGCAAATTATCACGAAACGAAAAAACAAACTTACGGTCAGAAATGGGAATGGTTTTTCAAGGTAGCGCCTTGTTTGATTCCATGACCATTGCAGAAAATGTAATGTTTCCTCTACGCATGTTCACAAAACAAAGTAAAAGCGAAATGGAGGATCGTGTTGACGAAGTTTTAAAACGTGTTAACTTAGATGACGCTCACAAAAAAATGCCAAGTGAAGCTTCAGGTGGTATGCAAAAGCGCGTTGCTATTGCTAGAGCTATAGTTAATAGGCCTAAATATCTCTTTTGTGATGAACCAAACTCTGGTCTAGATCCTAAAACAGCTATAGTTATTGATAACTTAATTCAAGAAATAACAGATGAATTCAATATCACTACAGTAGTCAACACACATGATATGAACTCGGTGATGGAAATTGGAGAAAAAATCGTTTTTCTAAAAAATGGGCTATTAGAATGGGAAGGTTCTAGTGAAACGATATTTAGAACCGATAACGAAGCCGTAACCAACTTTGTTTATTCTTCTGAATTATTTAGAAAAGTACGTAAAATGTATCTTGAAGAAAGCGAATAA
- a CDS encoding mannose-1-phosphate guanylyltransferase, with translation MKNKNYYAILMAGGVGSRFWPVSTQDFPKQFHDMLGTGDTLIQKTFNRLAELIPEENIFILTNERYNDLVFEQLPNVTKRQVVLEPAMRNTAPCILYAALKIQKENEDAVMIVAPSDHWIEDEQAFSNNVKTAFDYCESNDALMTLGITPTFPNTGYGYIEYDKTATSEIKQVRQFREKPDYETAKSFISQGNFLWNAGIFMWSAKSVISAFKNNQPKLFELFESGYAVYNTEFEDEFIKENYQKAENISVDYALMEKSDNVFVIPATFDWNDLGTWGSLYDKLDKDDNNNAIVNAKTLLEDANGNMIRSKHDKIVVVDGLKDYIIVDKDEVLLIFPKAKEQDIKKVLQNVKANFGEEYG, from the coding sequence ATGAAAAATAAAAATTATTACGCCATACTTATGGCAGGTGGAGTAGGTTCAAGATTTTGGCCAGTAAGTACACAAGATTTTCCTAAACAGTTTCACGATATGCTAGGAACAGGAGATACGTTGATACAAAAAACATTTAACCGTCTGGCAGAATTAATTCCAGAAGAAAATATTTTTATATTAACTAATGAACGTTACAATGATCTTGTTTTTGAACAATTACCTAACGTCACAAAACGACAAGTAGTTTTAGAGCCTGCAATGCGAAATACAGCACCTTGTATATTATATGCAGCTTTAAAAATTCAGAAAGAAAATGAAGATGCTGTGATGATTGTGGCGCCTAGTGACCATTGGATAGAAGATGAGCAAGCTTTTTCTAATAATGTAAAAACAGCCTTTGATTATTGCGAATCTAATGATGCGTTGATGACTTTGGGTATCACACCAACTTTCCCAAATACGGGTTATGGTTATATTGAATATGATAAAACGGCAACATCAGAAATAAAGCAAGTCAGACAATTTAGAGAAAAACCAGATTATGAAACAGCAAAATCGTTTATAAGTCAAGGAAATTTTTTATGGAATGCTGGGATTTTTATGTGGAGTGCTAAATCGGTTATTTCTGCCTTTAAGAACAATCAGCCAAAATTATTTGAGTTGTTTGAAAGTGGTTACGCTGTTTATAACACTGAGTTTGAAGATGAATTTATAAAAGAGAATTACCAAAAAGCTGAAAATATATCTGTCGATTACGCATTGATGGAAAAGAGCGATAATGTATTTGTTATTCCGGCAACTTTCGATTGGAATGACCTAGGTACTTGGGGAAGTCTTTATGATAAATTAGATAAAGATGACAACAATAATGCGATTGTAAATGCAAAGACTTTATTGGAAGATGCAAATGGGAATATGATTCGGTCTAAACACGATAAAATAGTGGTTGTAGACGGACTAAAAGATTACATAATTGTTGATAAAGATGAAGTTTTACTTATCTTTCCTAAAGCAAAGGAACAAGATATAAAAAAAGTACTTCAAAATGTGAAAGCTAATTTTGGAGAAGAATATGGATAA
- a CDS encoding FG-GAP-like repeat-containing protein yields MIIKLRQKKLSFFIVFLIAFVVHDVEAQIFDRVEEVVGLGILEENNGVAVADYDGDGDLDIFVVAKANDDPNSPKTISRLFQNNNDGTFTDVTDGAGFINLLVQGEGGSEYFGLDGNKSGAFWGDFNNDGFPDLFLTNSLKVQLWKNLGNGTFANITLNAGFQPTNLCRYTGATWFDYNNDGLLDIYINDWNGCGSNQLYRNNGNETFTDVTVLTELFTNEGRPSYTALPFDFNEDGFMDLLVSNDLSKANYLYINNNGSTFTDEAVTYGANTMGDDMGIAMADYNNDGYFDIFITAIDQNFFLNNDGDNTFTEMAVDFEINNTGWSWGVKFSDFDLDGDEDLYIVNGFDFGNRYAEPNFYYRSSFAQGEDKFEDVSSQLELNEVTTSVEAIDWDYDNDGDIDLFVTNSNSESFLYENKTLNFDTTDSDIHFFKIKLEGTASNRDAIGTILTITTANGTLKRNYSGIGVLSQSLQPVHFGLGEASNILSLEIKWPSGLVETFLNLTVDTTIKATEGQGYEVLDVIPSQKIYGCTDALSCTYNPNATINDDSCTYLASNTILGNLSSSFLATETYSCSIGSASIANWIVSGGEIISGQGTDTITVKWHLEESGSVSVIEVSEQCNSLQTSVQVSLGIDNLPEDVSIARLWNEALLQAIRKDYARPTIHARNLFHSSVAMYDIWAIYDDVATPYLIGNTVHGFHSTLDDFVPSESIEESKKIAISFAMYRLLSHRFQNSPNLEVTQARFELLMDKLGYDTSFTSLLYDDGDAAALGNFVGQTLIDYGMQDGSREATGYDNAYYEPINQPYALDLFYNAPINDPNRWQPLALETFIDQSGNLVDGSVPPFLSPEWGNVSSFALTDEDKTTYERDGDIYNVYHDPSNPPNISVTENTPESQAYKWGFSMVSVWQSHLDPTDNVMWDISPSSIGNVDISTFPTNYVDYPDYYDFIEGGANSHGHAINPVTGNAYEPNIVPRGDYARVLAEFWADGPDSETPPGHWFTLLNYVNDHPQFEKRFKGEGDVLDPLEWDVKSYFILGGGMHDAAIAGWSIKGWYDYIRPISALRYMAEQGQSTDPSLDNYNVSGIELVDGYIEVVEEGDPLAGYFDMDVGKIKLYSWKGHDYISNTETDQAGVGWILAEDWYPYQRPTFVTPPFAGFVSGHSTYSRAAAELMTMMTGDEFFPGGLAEFVAKKNEFLVFEEGPSQDVVLQWATYRDASDQTSLSRIWGGIHPPADDIPGRFIGQAVAEESFSFAVPYFEGEALHFDEDVLNIGVYPNPTTNNELNISNTNTNDVITVFDMRGRKIEIQDSRYDGPTKTTTIKLTGAETGLYLLKVNTYSKMIVVNN; encoded by the coding sequence ATGATTATAAAACTACGCCAAAAAAAACTTTCCTTTTTTATTGTTTTCTTAATAGCTTTTGTAGTTCATGATGTTGAAGCTCAGATATTTGATCGTGTGGAAGAGGTTGTCGGTTTGGGAATACTTGAAGAGAACAATGGTGTGGCAGTCGCGGACTATGATGGTGATGGTGATCTAGATATTTTTGTTGTAGCTAAAGCAAACGACGATCCTAATAGTCCAAAAACAATAAGTCGCTTATTTCAAAATAATAATGATGGCACATTTACGGATGTTACAGATGGTGCTGGTTTTATTAATTTATTGGTGCAAGGAGAAGGAGGAAGTGAATATTTTGGTTTAGACGGAAATAAAAGTGGTGCGTTTTGGGGAGATTTTAATAATGATGGCTTTCCTGATTTATTCTTAACCAATTCTTTAAAAGTACAATTATGGAAAAATTTAGGAAACGGAACTTTTGCAAATATTACTTTAAATGCAGGTTTTCAGCCTACTAATCTATGTAGATATACTGGTGCAACGTGGTTTGATTATAATAATGACGGTCTTTTAGATATTTATATTAATGATTGGAATGGCTGTGGTAGTAATCAACTCTATAGAAACAATGGAAATGAAACGTTTACAGATGTTACTGTTTTAACCGAACTTTTTACTAATGAAGGTAGACCAAGTTACACAGCATTGCCATTTGATTTTAATGAAGATGGTTTCATGGATTTATTGGTGTCAAATGACTTAAGTAAAGCTAATTATCTATATATAAATAATAATGGTAGCACATTTACAGATGAAGCCGTTACTTATGGTGCAAATACCATGGGAGATGATATGGGAATTGCCATGGCTGATTATAATAATGATGGTTATTTTGATATTTTTATTACTGCAATAGATCAAAATTTCTTTCTTAATAATGATGGTGATAATACATTCACCGAAATGGCCGTTGATTTTGAAATTAACAATACAGGATGGTCCTGGGGAGTGAAATTTTCAGATTTTGATTTAGACGGTGATGAAGATTTATATATAGTGAATGGTTTTGATTTTGGAAACAGATATGCAGAACCAAATTTTTACTACAGAAGCAGTTTTGCTCAAGGTGAGGATAAATTTGAGGATGTGTCATCTCAATTAGAATTAAACGAAGTAACCACGAGTGTCGAGGCTATTGATTGGGATTATGATAACGATGGTGATATTGATTTATTTGTAACGAATAGCAATAGCGAATCATTTTTATACGAAAACAAAACATTAAATTTTGATACTACAGATTCAGATATACATTTTTTTAAAATTAAATTAGAAGGAACAGCTTCTAATCGCGATGCTATAGGTACAATTTTAACTATAACTACAGCAAATGGAACTTTAAAACGTAATTATTCTGGTATTGGAGTATTAAGTCAGAGCTTACAACCGGTTCATTTTGGTTTGGGAGAAGCGTCTAACATTTTATCATTGGAAATAAAATGGCCTTCAGGTCTTGTTGAAACCTTTCTTAATTTAACTGTAGATACGACTATAAAAGCAACAGAAGGCCAAGGTTATGAGGTGTTGGATGTTATTCCAAGTCAGAAAATATATGGTTGTACAGATGCTTTGTCTTGTACTTACAATCCTAATGCTACAATTAATGATGACTCTTGTACTTATTTAGCATCCAATACTATTTTAGGTAATTTATCATCATCATTTTTAGCCACGGAAACTTACAGTTGTAGCATTGGTAGTGCATCTATAGCAAATTGGATAGTGTCTGGTGGTGAAATAATAAGTGGTCAAGGTACAGATACAATTACAGTGAAATGGCATTTAGAAGAATCGGGTTCAGTCTCTGTAATAGAAGTTAGTGAGCAATGCAATAGTTTACAAACATCAGTTCAAGTGAGTTTAGGAATCGATAATCTTCCTGAAGATGTCTCTATTGCTCGTTTATGGAATGAGGCTTTGTTGCAAGCTATTAGAAAGGATTATGCAAGGCCAACCATTCATGCTAGAAATTTGTTTCATTCCAGTGTTGCGATGTATGATATTTGGGCAATTTACGATGATGTAGCTACACCTTATTTAATAGGAAATACAGTACATGGATTTCATAGCACATTAGACGATTTTGTACCATCAGAAAGCATAGAAGAATCTAAAAAAATAGCCATAAGTTTTGCGATGTACCGTTTGTTGTCTCATCGTTTTCAAAACTCTCCAAATCTAGAGGTTACTCAAGCTAGATTTGAGTTGTTAATGGATAAATTAGGCTACGATACATCATTTACATCATTGTTGTATGATGATGGAGATGCGGCAGCTTTAGGTAATTTTGTAGGGCAAACTTTAATCGATTATGGTATGCAAGATGGTTCAAGGGAGGCGACGGGTTATGATAATGCTTATTATGAACCCATTAACCAACCGTATGCTTTAGATTTGTTTTATAATGCGCCAATTAATGACCCTAATCGTTGGCAACCATTAGCTTTAGAGACTTTTATAGACCAGAGTGGTAATCTTGTAGATGGTAGTGTTCCTCCGTTTCTAAGTCCAGAATGGGGAAATGTATCTTCTTTTGCATTAACAGATGAAGATAAAACGACATATGAAAGAGACGGAGATATATATAATGTGTATCACGATCCTTCAAATCCACCAAATATTAGTGTTACAGAGAATACACCTGAAAGTCAGGCCTATAAATGGGGCTTTTCAATGGTATCCGTTTGGCAATCGCATTTAGATCCGACCGATAATGTAATGTGGGATATTTCCCCAAGTTCTATTGGAAACGTGGATATAAGTACATTTCCAACAAATTATGTGGACTATCCTGATTATTACGATTTTATTGAAGGGGGAGCTAATAGTCACGGACACGCTATAAATCCAGTCACTGGTAATGCGTACGAGCCTAATATTGTGCCTCGTGGTGATTATGCTAGAGTCTTAGCAGAATTTTGGGCAGATGGTCCAGATTCTGAAACGCCACCAGGCCATTGGTTTACCTTGTTGAATTATGTGAACGACCACCCTCAATTTGAAAAACGTTTCAAAGGAGAAGGGGATGTTCTAGATCCTCTAGAATGGGATGTAAAGTCTTACTTTATATTAGGTGGTGGTATGCATGATGCTGCAATTGCAGGATGGAGTATAAAAGGATGGTATGATTATATTAGACCCATTTCAGCACTTCGATATATGGCAGAACAAGGTCAAAGTACAGATCCGTCCCTAGATAATTATAATGTTTCAGGAATAGAATTAGTTGATGGTTATATTGAAGTGGTTGAAGAAGGTGATCCATTAGCTGGGTATTTTGATATGGATGTTGGAAAAATAAAGCTGTATTCTTGGAAGGGTCACGATTATATAAGTAACACCGAAACAGACCAAGCAGGAGTCGGTTGGATTTTAGCTGAAGATTGGTATCCCTACCAAAGACCAACATTTGTAACACCACCTTTTGCAGGTTTTGTATCTGGCCACTCTACATATTCTAGAGCTGCTGCAGAATTAATGACTATGATGACTGGTGATGAATTTTTCCCAGGAGGTTTAGCTGAATTTGTAGCAAAAAAGAATGAATTTTTAGTCTTTGAAGAAGGACCATCACAAGACGTTGTGCTACAATGGGCGACGTATAGAGATGCATCAGATCAAACAAGTTTAAGCCGAATTTGGGGAGGAATCCATCCTCCTGCAGATGATATTCCTGGTCGATTTATTGGTCAAGCTGTGGCTGAAGAGTCCTTTAGTTTTGCCGTTCCATACTTTGAAGGCGAGGCCTTACATTTTGATGAAGACGTTTTGAATATCGGCGTGTATCCAAACCCAACAACAAACAATGAACTAAATATTTCAAATACAAATACTAATGATGTTATTACAGTATTTGATATGAGAGGACGAAAAATTGAAATACAAGATAGCCGTTATGATGGGCCTACAAAGACAACAACTATAAAGTTAACTGGTGCAGAAACAGGTTTATATTTATTGAAAGTTAATACCTATTCTAAGATGATTGTGGTTAATAATTAA
- a CDS encoding DUF389 domain-containing protein, translated as MSDENKFNFSEEEQQQITNEMNKEAAVEEKKDAVKKDAQGLFASVKTFLSELLDFREDTDRDATITAIKADIPFKGATAWILVCSIFVASVGLNADSTAVVIGAMLISPLMGPILGIGLSIAINDIDTLKKSLINLATMIVLSLLTAFLFFYLFPLSEDTNELMGRTRPDIRDVLIAFFGGLALIIARTKKGTIASVIFGVAIATALMPPLCTAGYGLAIGNWQFFGGAMYLFTINTIFIALATFLVLKILRFPMLKYANSAKRKRTSRVAMGVAIVVMIPAIWTFLTVLNESKINRDYQAFLKSEIHENRSLWLYDEDLDMDAKTMNLYFNGEISDEMVSALQNSKNESVDLKEFKLVINANKTRSTDRLAESLDRAYADLDRKDNIIDGLQSQIEALQSNISNLNKVIESKDTNKNAVSFSALSRDAKIKFSDLEYFGYAKMLESKDFINIDTITVANVRWKVKLADSLVLSKERDLQKWLKNELKVDTVFIKRN; from the coding sequence ATGAGTGACGAAAATAAATTTAATTTTTCTGAAGAAGAGCAGCAGCAAATTACCAACGAGATGAATAAGGAAGCTGCAGTTGAAGAAAAGAAAGACGCTGTAAAAAAAGATGCTCAGGGCTTGTTTGCAAGTGTTAAAACGTTTTTAAGCGAACTACTCGATTTTAGAGAGGATACAGATAGAGATGCCACCATTACAGCAATAAAAGCTGATATACCTTTTAAAGGAGCAACAGCTTGGATTTTGGTCTGCTCTATTTTTGTGGCTTCTGTGGGTCTTAATGCCGATTCTACAGCTGTTGTGATTGGTGCCATGTTAATTTCCCCATTAATGGGACCCATATTAGGAATAGGTTTGTCTATTGCGATCAATGATATTGATACTTTAAAAAAGTCGCTTATCAATTTGGCAACAATGATTGTTCTAAGTTTGTTAACGGCATTTTTATTCTTTTATTTATTTCCACTTAGTGAAGATACCAATGAGTTAATGGGACGAACGCGTCCTGATATTCGTGATGTTCTTATTGCCTTTTTTGGTGGTTTAGCCTTAATCATAGCACGTACCAAAAAGGGGACTATTGCCTCGGTTATATTTGGTGTGGCTATTGCTACAGCATTAATGCCGCCATTATGTACGGCTGGTTATGGTTTGGCTATAGGTAATTGGCAATTTTTTGGTGGAGCTATGTATTTATTCACCATAAACACCATATTTATTGCTTTAGCCACGTTTTTGGTGTTAAAAATATTGCGTTTCCCAATGCTTAAATACGCGAATTCTGCAAAAAGAAAACGTACGTCTAGAGTCGCAATGGGAGTAGCAATTGTAGTAATGATTCCTGCTATATGGACGTTTTTAACAGTCCTAAATGAGAGTAAAATTAATCGAGATTATCAAGCTTTTCTTAAGTCTGAAATTCATGAAAACCGCAGCTTATGGCTATATGACGAAGATCTTGATATGGACGCCAAAACGATGAACCTATATTTTAATGGAGAAATTAGTGACGAGATGGTGTCTGCTTTACAGAATTCTAAAAATGAATCTGTAGATTTAAAAGAGTTTAAGTTAGTTATTAATGCAAACAAAACTAGAAGTACCGATCGTTTAGCAGAATCGTTGGATAGAGCCTATGCTGATTTAGATCGAAAAGATAATATCATTGATGGTCTTCAGAGTCAGATAGAGGCCTTACAATCCAATATTTCAAACTTAAATAAAGTTATAGAATCTAAAGATACCAATAAGAACGCGGTGTCATTTAGTGCCTTGTCTCGTGATGCTAAAATTAAATTTAGTGATTTAGAGTATTTTGGTTACGCTAAAATGTTAGAGTCAAAAGATTTTATAAATATTGATACGATAACCGTTGCTAATGTAAGGTGGAAAGTAAAACTTGCTGATAGTCTAGTTTTATCAAAAGAACGCGATTTACAAAAATGGCTTAAGAATGAATTAAAAGTAGATACGGTATTTATAAAGCGAAATTAA